In a genomic window of Streptomyces sp. NBC_01231:
- a CDS encoding extracellular solute-binding protein, producing the protein MRAVPNRALRTLLAALCLLTMALVPGCASKAPVPLVVLGPWTGVEGDAFEAALKRLDDGTGRTYTYEGTRSLRETLVSQLEADDPPDVAILNSIGELTEYARRGLLNPLPETMAGRAYPPWAPTLLVDGKRGTYWVPLKVDLKSLVWSKQGTSDAAPTWCVGLASQATSGWPGTDWVEDILLHQAGPALYTKWAAGRLSWQDPAVRRAWTTWARLLGKRTDTSIKNSLITSYEGAAGPDGPGAPLGLLNSPDFDCTHEHQSAFIRYVYAGDDLRMEPSAGFLDGRAAYRDTYEVSGDMAAVFSADPAAQQLVERLSSATGRARWRAAAAPEARPLFPDAPGPPPANPTERKIDTLLTSGARTLCFDASDVMPPELRDAFHRAVLEFFGTPDMEQLDLLLRQLDTVRAQVAEESPADRSFRPPEDLCASPAG; encoded by the coding sequence ATGAGAGCCGTCCCGAACCGCGCCCTGCGCACCCTGCTCGCCGCGCTCTGCCTGCTCACCATGGCCCTCGTGCCCGGCTGTGCCTCGAAGGCCCCCGTCCCCCTCGTGGTCCTGGGCCCGTGGACGGGCGTGGAGGGCGACGCCTTCGAGGCGGCCCTGAAGCGGCTCGACGACGGGACGGGACGGACGTACACCTACGAGGGCACCCGATCGCTGCGCGAGACGCTGGTCTCACAGCTGGAGGCCGACGACCCGCCGGACGTGGCGATCCTCAACAGCATCGGCGAACTCACCGAGTACGCCCGCCGCGGCCTGCTGAATCCCCTGCCCGAAACGATGGCCGGGCGCGCGTACCCGCCGTGGGCGCCGACACTGCTCGTGGACGGCAAGCGCGGTACGTACTGGGTGCCGCTGAAGGTCGACCTGAAGAGCCTGGTGTGGAGCAAGCAAGGCACCTCGGACGCGGCCCCGACCTGGTGCGTGGGCCTGGCCTCGCAGGCCACCTCGGGCTGGCCCGGCACGGACTGGGTCGAGGACATCCTGCTCCACCAGGCGGGCCCGGCGCTCTACACGAAGTGGGCCGCCGGCAGGCTCAGCTGGCAGGACCCGGCCGTCCGGCGGGCCTGGACGACCTGGGCCCGGCTGCTCGGCAAGCGCACCGACACCTCGATCAAGAACTCCCTCATCACCTCGTACGAGGGCGCTGCCGGCCCGGACGGCCCGGGAGCGCCCCTCGGCCTGCTGAACTCCCCCGATTTCGACTGCACGCACGAGCACCAGAGCGCCTTCATCCGATACGTGTACGCGGGCGACGACCTCCGTATGGAGCCGTCGGCCGGCTTCCTGGACGGCCGGGCCGCGTACCGCGACACCTACGAGGTGTCCGGCGACATGGCCGCGGTCTTCAGTGCCGACCCGGCGGCCCAGCAGCTGGTGGAACGGCTGTCGAGCGCGACCGGGCGGGCCCGCTGGCGGGCGGCGGCGGCCCCGGAGGCGCGCCCGCTGTTCCCGGACGCCCCCGGGCCGCCGCCCGCGAACCCGACCGAGCGGAAGATCGACACCCTGCTCACCTCGGGCGCCCGGACCCTGTGCTTCGACGCCTCCGACGTCATGCCGCCCGAGCTGCGGGACGCCTTCCACCGCGCGGTCCTGGAGTTCTTCGGGACCCCTGACATGGAGCAACTAGACTTGCTGCTACGGCAGTTGGACACGGTACGGGCTCAGGTGGCCGAGGAGTCGCCCGCCGACCGCTCGTTCCGCCCGCCGGAGGACCTGTGCGCGTCTCCCGCCGGGTGA
- a CDS encoding serine/threonine protein kinase produces the protein MEGASGTGAFSEPPYSDGSFGPLIVAPPPSPRDAQVELPEESPDPSLLPTITLRERAASRGADPDGLPLPAGELLAGQYKLIRKLGYGGMGEVHLALDTKVDHREVAIKILHPERAAVALVRERRALVDLSHDDIIRVFNYGHHPEIGDFLVLQYVDGLTLEEVRARARANPAEFGGSRFHEFVLAYGVRILAALGYLHSDRVGKVYGDLKPDNVMHDGTTTKIVDVGSVRAAGMRGLTTEGFRAPTVGPDGESTGQDDLFSLGETLRRLSGLGQSPQHLAELGALDMLGELDASGTVPQTYGMTAPAPRGLGLLSLARVLHRATRGEGAERFATAHEMEQQLLGVFRELRSLRTGTETFEPSPLFLQSPYALDGELGSAPPLARWAAPDTPVPDGPDAYAPPTPAVVAQRLPVPRPDPDDAHHAELSRLADAAPEALLQHTVDWRESPEVHLLRCRVQLRVPGAATEDAERELKAAEALIGPERAPYDWRLDWHRGLLALGRDQVDAAWWHFDRVYAAIPGEYAPKLALGHCAERLGQRHEALTFYEAVRLRNPSLGSATFGAVRARLALGGERARDDAVQALDAVPQHSRHRTAARTAAVRIGVEHVRTSEHPDEVTERLQEVLARLARLFHAHGLTDEEARVRMTAEVWEAVRDALTRGVLDAPGLVALAAGADVRLGLPSDDAGLRRDLSRLYLALARQAARSAVPEDAAVAETLLDRAYEVRPLAFRHHRDSPWLGKRAGDWLRTVARPPSSARTTKSTREDGE, from the coding sequence ATGGAGGGGGCTTCGGGCACGGGCGCGTTCAGTGAACCACCGTACTCCGACGGATCGTTCGGGCCGCTGATCGTCGCGCCGCCACCCTCTCCACGGGACGCGCAGGTGGAACTGCCCGAGGAGAGTCCCGACCCGAGCCTGCTGCCCACGATCACGCTGCGGGAGCGCGCGGCGTCCCGGGGTGCCGACCCGGACGGCCTGCCGCTGCCGGCGGGCGAGCTGCTGGCCGGGCAGTACAAGCTGATCCGCAAGCTCGGCTACGGCGGGATGGGCGAGGTCCACCTCGCCCTCGACACCAAGGTCGACCACCGCGAGGTCGCCATCAAGATCCTGCACCCCGAGCGGGCGGCAGTCGCCCTGGTCCGGGAGCGGCGGGCGCTGGTCGATCTCAGCCACGACGACATCATCCGGGTCTTCAACTACGGGCATCATCCCGAGATCGGCGACTTCCTCGTGCTGCAGTACGTGGACGGGCTCACGCTGGAGGAGGTGCGGGCCCGGGCCCGGGCGAACCCGGCCGAGTTCGGCGGCAGCCGCTTCCACGAGTTCGTGCTCGCCTACGGAGTGCGCATCCTCGCCGCGCTGGGCTATCTGCACAGCGACCGGGTGGGCAAGGTCTACGGCGACCTGAAGCCGGACAACGTCATGCACGACGGCACCACGACGAAGATCGTCGACGTGGGGAGCGTCCGCGCGGCCGGTATGCGCGGCCTCACCACGGAGGGCTTTCGCGCCCCGACGGTCGGCCCGGACGGTGAATCCACCGGTCAGGACGACCTGTTCAGCCTGGGCGAGACGCTGCGACGGCTCAGCGGACTCGGCCAGTCGCCGCAGCACCTGGCGGAGCTGGGCGCCCTCGACATGCTCGGCGAGCTGGACGCGTCGGGCACGGTCCCTCAGACATACGGAATGACGGCACCCGCGCCCCGAGGACTCGGCCTCCTCTCGCTCGCCCGGGTCCTGCACCGCGCGACCCGCGGCGAGGGCGCCGAGCGGTTCGCCACCGCGCACGAGATGGAACAGCAACTGCTGGGCGTGTTCCGGGAGTTACGCTCGCTGCGCACCGGGACGGAGACCTTCGAGCCGTCACCGCTGTTCCTCCAGTCGCCGTACGCCCTCGACGGTGAACTCGGGTCCGCCCCGCCCTTGGCCCGCTGGGCCGCGCCGGACACCCCCGTACCGGACGGCCCCGACGCGTACGCGCCGCCGACGCCCGCCGTGGTCGCGCAGCGGCTGCCCGTCCCGCGGCCCGATCCGGACGACGCCCACCACGCGGAGTTGAGCAGACTCGCCGACGCGGCACCCGAGGCGCTGCTCCAGCACACCGTGGACTGGCGGGAGTCCCCGGAGGTCCATCTGCTGCGCTGCCGCGTACAACTGCGGGTTCCCGGCGCCGCGACCGAGGACGCCGAGCGCGAACTGAAGGCCGCCGAGGCACTGATCGGGCCCGAGCGCGCCCCGTACGACTGGCGGCTCGACTGGCACCGCGGGCTGCTCGCCCTCGGCCGGGACCAGGTGGACGCGGCCTGGTGGCACTTCGACCGGGTCTACGCGGCGATCCCGGGCGAGTACGCGCCCAAGCTCGCGCTCGGGCACTGCGCCGAACGCCTCGGCCAACGGCACGAGGCGCTGACCTTCTACGAGGCGGTGCGGCTGCGCAACCCGTCCCTGGGCAGCGCGACGTTCGGCGCGGTGCGGGCCCGCCTCGCGCTCGGCGGCGAGCGTGCCCGGGACGACGCCGTCCAGGCGCTGGACGCGGTGCCGCAGCACTCGCGGCACCGGACCGCCGCGCGCACCGCCGCCGTACGCATCGGAGTGGAACACGTGCGGACCTCCGAACACCCCGACGAGGTGACCGAGCGGCTCCAGGAGGTGCTGGCGCGGTTGGCCCGGCTCTTCCACGCGCACGGGCTGACGGACGAGGAGGCCCGGGTCCGGATGACGGCGGAGGTGTGGGAGGCCGTACGGGACGCGCTCACCCGGGGTGTCCTCGACGCGCCGGGCCTGGTCGCGCTGGCGGCGGGCGCCGACGTACGGCTCGGGCTGCCGTCCGACGACGCCGGACTGCGCAGGGACCTGTCCCGTCTCTACCTCGCCCTCGCCCGGCAGGCGGCCCGGTCCGCCGTCCCCGAGGACGCGGCCGTCGCGGAGACCCTGCTGGACCGCGCCTACGAGGTACGTCCGCTCGCCTTCCGGCACCACAGGGACAGCCCATGGCTCGGAAAGCGGGCCGGCGACTGGCTGCGGACGGTCGCCCGCCCGCCGTCGTCCGCACGGACCACGAAGAGCACGCGGGAGGACGGCGAGTGA